A window of Hemibagrus wyckioides isolate EC202008001 linkage group LG03, SWU_Hwy_1.0, whole genome shotgun sequence contains these coding sequences:
- the si:dkey-191g9.7 gene encoding uncharacterized protein si:dkey-191g9.7, translating into MAEIGCPVSEPFPPGSTIPPNPTVADDIIIPHSTELKDLKPEELQKSSSELPCTESILEDRGHIKEKDKCLHNAPRPHSIAEVHITDETGAQIASGVNRPNEQGSLVLTEKASSLHRHLAEENLSPTNQRSHSDTLQIQQKDHPLQSETIKPTSLNKSREALLLSLACKEATHTQHSSSLTTLCRAANSPIQASSVQVCTSGCTQISGEFARDIKPSRLEAAACCSPYHHVAVEDTFAAYCHPQPIPAPAQVVPRLINMEGDYKGQRAGPTLLSLPPLVSSVSETRLDSKRLVHCCSLDCKWPGPLCQPGSQQKSIKEVRKMRDAGTMTSCRELKDIGVQVGQDSEKSPQHVFPKVCLVDENEIGNDKLTEKQKNPIKDVKWDSEGMTWEVYGASVDPEELGLAIQKHLELQIKETAGRAARFSQQNTTTSKLENEQRKSKRKRGVMAALRPSVCCSRTSTAVD; encoded by the coding sequence ATGGCGGAGATTGGGTGCCCCGTGTCTGAACCGTTTCCACCTGGTAGCACCATTCCACCCAATCCTACTGTCGCTGATGATATTATTATTCCACATTCTACAGAACTAAAGGACCTTAAGCCTGAGGAGCTACAGAAGAGTTCTAGTGAACTACCATGCACAGAATCTATTCTGGAAGACAGAGGgcatataaaagaaaaagataaatgcCTTCACAATGCACCACGTCCCCACAGTATTGCTGAGGTTCACATAACTGATGAAACAGGTGCACAGATAGCATCTGGTGTAAACCGTCCGAATGAACAGGGATCATTGGTACTCACAGAAAAAGCCTCCTCGCTTCACAGACACCTAGCAGAAGAGAACCTGTCCCCAACCAACCAGAGGAGTCATTCAGATACCCTTCAAATTCAACAAAAGGACCATCCTCTACAAAGTGAAACAATCAAGCCTACATCTCTGAATAAGAGCCGAGAAGCACTGCTTCTGTCCCTAGCTTGTAAGGAGGCCACGCATACACAGCATAGCAGTAGTCTCACCACTCTCTGCAGAGCAGCAAATAGCCCAATCCAAGCAAGCTCTGTTCAAGTTTGCACTTCTGGCTGTACTCAGATATCAGGTGAGTTTGCCAGGGATATTAAACCCTCTAGGCTTGAAGCAGCTGCTTGCTGCAGCCCCTACCATCATGTAGCTGTTGAGGACACGTTCGCTGCCTACTGTCACCCCCAGCCCATACCCGCTCCTGCACAAGTTGTACCACGACTAATAAACATGGAGGGAGACTACAAGGGGCAGAGAGCAGGCCCAACCTTATTATCGCTTCCCCCACTCGTTTCCTCCGTCAGTGAGACAAGACTGGATTCCAAAAGACTGGTCCACTGTTGCAGCCTGGACTGTAAGTGGCCTGGTCCTTTGTGCCAGCCTGGAAGTCAGCAGAAATCGATTAAAGAGGTTAGAAAAATGAGAGATGCAGGGACTATGACATCCTGCAGGGAGTTAAAGGACATAGGGGTACAAGTGGGTCAGGACTCAGAAAAGTCACCTCAGCATGTCTTCCCAAAGGTGTGTCTGGTGGACGAAAATGAGATTGGAAATGACAAGCttacagagaaacaaaaaaatccaataaaGGATGTGAAGTGGGACTCGGAAGGAATGACATGGGAGGTCTACGGTGCCTCGGTGGACCCTGAGGAACTGGGCTTGGCTATTCAAAAGCACTTGGAGCTGCAGATCAAGGAGACTGCAGGAAGAGCAGCAAGGTTCTCACAGCAGAACACAACCACCTCAAAGCTGGAAAATGAACAAAGGAAAAGTAAGAGGAAGAGGGGAGTAATGGCAGCTCTTCGTCCTTCAGTATGTTGTAGCCGCACCTCTACTGCAGTGGACTAA
- the mtg1 gene encoding mitochondrial ribosome-associated GTPase 1, producing the protein MRITHTLFNTAMFRTVFDFGQREVAHWFPGHMAKGLKQMRASLRKVDCIIEIHDARIPFSGRNPLFQESLDVRPHLLILNKMDLADTSNKLSILKQLERDGVKNVMFTDCLKQRDMSIKKVIPLVTDLIENTPRFHREENRSYCVMVIGVPNVGKSSLINALRRTNLKKGKASRVGGEPGITKAVLTKIQVCERPVIHLLDTPGVLAPKIENVETGMKLALCGTILDHLVGEDIIADYLLFSLNRLERFGYVDRYGLEAPSDDIQHVLKCIAVKLGKTQRVKAITGVGDITVKMPNYTAAAYDFIRAFRKGELGKVMLD; encoded by the exons ATGAGGATTACTCACACTTTATTCAATACTGCCATGTTCAGGACTGTGTTTGATTTCGGCCAGAGAGAAGTTGCACACTGGTTCCCTGGACATATGGCTAAAG GACTCAAGCAGATGAGAGCCAGCCTGAGGAAGGTTGACTGCATCATTGAAATCCATGATGCCAGAATA CCATTTTCTGGAAGAAATCCTTTGTTTCAAGAGAGCCTTGATGTCCGGCCGCATTTACTCATTCTGAATAAGATGGACCTGGCAGACACATCGAACAAATTG AGTATCCTGAAACAGCTCGAGAGAGATGGGGTTAAGAACGTCATGTTCACAGACTGTCTGAAGCAAAGAGACATGAGTATTAAAAAG GTAATTCCTCTTGTAACAGACCTTATAGAGAACACACCTCGTTTCCACAGAGAGGAG AACAGAAGTTATTGTGTAATGGTGATAGGAGTGCCGAATGTTGGGAAATCGTCATTGATTAATGCTTTAAGAAGAACAAACCTGAAAAAAG GCAAAGCCTCGAGGGTTGGAGGTGAACCTGGAATTACCAAAGCTGTTCTGACCAAAATCCAG gtGTGTGAAAGACCCGTCATACATCTGCTGGACACGCCGGGAGTGCTGGCTCCTAAGATCGAGAATGTAGAGACTGGGATGAAACTCGCGTTATGTG gtacTATACTGGACCACTTAGTTGGTGAAGATATCATAGCTGATTATCTGCTCTTTTCACTCAACAGACTCGAGCGCTTTGG CTATGTGGACAGGTATGGTCTAGAAGCACCATCTGATGATATTCAACATGTGCTGAAGTGCATCGCAGTTAAATTAGGCAAGACTCAGCGAGTGAAAGCCATCAcaggagtag GTGACATTACTGTGAAAATGCCTAACTACACCGCCGCAGCCTACGACTTCATCAGAGCTTTCCGTAAAGGAGAGCTGGGCAAAGTCATGCTtgactaa
- the LOC131351057 gene encoding E3 ubiquitin-protein ligase TRIM62-like, with product MEVKDQVLTCPICADVFTKPIRLPCGHNFCWSCIRIVWNEDDDDDDNDSEAGLRFCPECQIFLSPDLKLEINTDLEDKVQHASMCGHMSEETALMSSSLITCDQCIGRSSVAVKSCLNCDASLCSVHTLHHQYRERLRGHTLIELTQDPLSYKCQEHGEEQKLFCQDDQAAVCCLCVVFGTHKSHRIIQLQEACSDFKKALEERDAKLLKNRHQAECALQDLQRLVSETSALANTSRVKIAETYSHIKDLIVKDEQLMMDIIEMEERYTIKWLESKKEDLEQQITNMDSSLRESKSLLQENDQLKLLKHLKRQTFWPKLKSTALPSVDTHSHRMETVQQLAESFYTAVFQITSRPWANMKAIHLDAGTAHPNLEVSADQLEVRWSKQNRKESKDTEHISTEYSILAKESFFSACHYWETAVWEKPYWLIGLSYGSNMQAGEKNAAPDCICLNKTFCYIYHGNGRYLVCNGSEETMLAIDKKIQKVGVYVEIEKGTVSFYDADTMTLLHLFAVEFLGPVRPLFNPCLCLNEQNAQALILLNQRGQNEVL from the exons ATGGAGGTTAAAGACCAAGTACTAACATGTCCTATCTGTGCAGATGTCTTTACAAAACCCATACGTCTTCCTTGTGGACACAACTTCTGCTGGTCCTGCATCCGTATCGTTTggaatgaggatgatgatgatgatgataacgacTCAGAGGCAGGGCTGCGATTCTGTCCTGAATGTCAGATCTTCCTTTCACCTGACCTGAAGCTTGAAATCAACACAGATCTGGAGGATAAGGTACAGCATGCCAGCATGTGTGGACACATGAGTGAAGAGACTGCATTAATGTCTTCTTCACTTATCACGTGTGATCAGTGCATTGGGAGATCTTCGGTGGCTGTGAAAAGCTGTCTGAACTGTGATGCTTCATTGTGCTCAGTtcacactctccatcatcagTACAGGGAACGGCTGAGAGGACACACACTTATCGAACTGACCCAAGATCCACTGTCCTATAAGTGTCAGGAACATGGAGAGGAGCAGAAGTTGTTTTGCCAGGATGACCAGGCTGCCGTGTGCTGTCTTTGTGTGGTGTTCGGGACACACAAGAGTCACCGGATCATCCAGCTGCAAGAAGCCTGCTCGGATTTCAAG AAAGCACTGGAGGAAAGAGATGCAAAGCTCCTGAAGAACAGACACCAGGCTGAGTGTGCATTACAGGACCTGCAGCGACTGGTTTCAGAGACATCT GCTTTGGCTAACACCTCCAGAGTCAAAATAGCAGAAACATACAGCCACATAAAAGACTTGATTGTAAAGGATGAACAGCTGATGATGGATATTATAGAAATGGAGGAACGTTACACCATTAAGTGGTTAGAGTCTAAGAAAGAGGATTTGGAGCAGCAAATAACAAACATGGATTCTTCATTAAGAGAAAGCAAATCTCTCCTCCAAGAAAATGATCAGTTAAAGCTCCTCAAG caTCTTAAAAGGCAGACATTTTG gCCAAAATTGAAATCAACAGCACTGCCATCagtggacacacactcacacaggatGGAAACAGTACAACAGCTGGCTGAAAGTTTTTATACAGCTGTATTCCAAATCACAAGCCGACCGTGGGCAA ATATGAAGGCAATACATTTAGATGCAGGTACAGCACACCCTAATCTGGAAGTTTCCGCAGACCAACTGGAGGTTCGCTGGAGCAAACAGAACAGGAAGGAAAGCAAAGACACAGAACACATCAGCACTGAGTACAGTATCCTGGCCAAGGAGTCATTCTTCAGTGCATGTCATTACTGGGAAACTGCAGTCTGGGAGAAACCATACTGGCTAATTGGTCTGTCATATGGGTCCAATATGCAGGCAGGAGAGAAGAATGCAGCTCCTGACTGTATCTGCTTGAACAAGACATTCTGCTACATCTATCATGGAAATGGAAGATATCTTGTATGTAATGGCTCTGAGGAAACAATGCTAGCAATTGACAAGAAGATCCAGAAAGTTGGGGTCTATGTGGAAATTGAGAAAGGAACAGTATCTTTCTATGATGCAGACACAATGACATTGCTCCATTTGTTTGCAGTAGAATTTCTGGGTCCAGTGAGACCTTTATTTAACCCTTGTCTTTGTTTAAACGAGCAAAACGCACAAGCTCTCATCTTATTAAACCAGAGAGGCCAAAATGAGGTCTTATAA
- the sprn gene encoding shadow of prion protein, which yields MNRAIATCCIFLLLSAFLCDQVMSKGGRGGARGSARGSARGSTRSSIRGSAHGGRSSHIRGSSSVRVAGAAAAGAAVALGAGGWYASAQRKPDDSSEHGDDYYTNRTGWEIYFAQTSSAVTHDFKYNGLFSLILPINFLLP from the coding sequence ATGAACCGGGCCATAGCCACCTGCTGCATATTCCTGCTTCTCTCTGCTTTCCTGTGCGACCAGGTGATGTCCAAAGGTGGCAGAGGAGGTGCCAGGGGTTCTGCTCGGGGTTCTGCCAGAGGTTCCACTAGAAGTTCCATTCGAGGCAGTGCACATGGCGGACGCTCATCCCATATCCGTGGCTCGTCCTCTGTGAGGGTCGCAGGAGCGGCTGCGGCCGGCGCCGCAGTAGCGCTGGGAGCCGGTGGATGGTACGCTTCGGCTCAACGCAAACCAGATGACAGCTCCGAGCATGGGGACGATTATTACACAAACAGGACAGGCTGGGAAATTTACTTCGCTCAAACGTCTAGTGCAGTAACTCATGATTTCAAATATAATGGACTGTTCTCATTGATCCTGCCAATAAACTTTCTGCTTCCTTGA